In Cherax quadricarinatus isolate ZL_2023a chromosome 71, ASM3850222v1, whole genome shotgun sequence, one DNA window encodes the following:
- the LOC128700324 gene encoding DNA repair protein RAD51 homolog 4, whose amino-acid sequence MRLTAGLCPALTEEVLSKLHKSGIRNITDFLLKDVEALATESSVSYKDLQSIRRIIHAHYAAFAVSGDCMLSEVVQTAVVISTGNTNLDSLLGGGLMTGEVMEVCGGWGTGKTSLCVNLAVHAALKLRMNVLYIDPLASINALRLAPVIEALSEDLQVVEQALARIEAVIPSDIWSVFQALELLRQPYFSVRKKDVEQWNVSDSRPVSTIRKTKLVIVDSLPSILMPLLGGRQKQGWGIINELAAVLKSLASEQQAAVVVVNNVVQANFNSVKNRGHNSESNWKPALGRFWAHVPHIRLFLEKDFSSSTPQNSEDGPLTPMDINVSIWKSTRLKSQTTKISIFSAL is encoded by the exons atgaGGTTGACTGCTGGGTTATGTCCGGCGCTCACTGAGGAAGTTTTGTCCAAATTACATAAATCTGGTATTAGAAATATCACGGACTTTTTGTTGAAAGATGTAGAGGCATTGGCAACGGAGTCTTCAGTGAGTTACAAG GACTTGCAAAGCATCCGCCGTATAATTCATGCTCATTATGCTGCCTTTGCGGTTTCTGGAGACTGCATGCTGAGTGAAGTGGTACAGACTGCTGTAGTTATATCTACTGGTAACACAAA TCTGGACAGCCTGCTAGGAGGCGGCCTGATGACAGGTGAGGtgatggaggtgtgtggaggctggGGTACTGGCAAGACCTCCCTCTGTGTCAACTTGGCTGTTCATGCTGCACTCAAGCTAAGAATGAATGTCCTTTATATTGACCCTTTGGCGAGCATTAATGCTCTGAGACTTGCCCCTGTGATAGAGGCCTTGTCTGAAGACTTGCAG GTAGTGGAGCAAGCTCTTGCCCGTATAGAGGCAGTGATCCCGTCTGATATATGGAGTGTATTTCAAGCATTGGAATTACTTCGGCAGCCATACTTTTCAGTAAGAAAAAAAGATGTAGAGCAATGGAATGTTAGTGACAGCAGGCCAGTGAGCACAATAAGAAAAACTAAGTTAGTCATAGTGGATTCTCTGCCATCTATTCTCATGCCTCTCCTCGGAGGACGCCAGAAACAAG GTTGGGGTATAATAAATGAATTGGCTGCAGTTTTGAAAAGTCTTGCCTCAGAGcagcaagcagcagtggtggtggtcaatAATGTTGTACAAGCAAACTTTAACAGCGTGAAGAATAGAGGACACAATTCAGAATCTAACTGGAAACCAGCTCTTGGGAG GTTTTGGGCTCATGTGCCCCACATTCGTCTATTTCTTGAAAAAGACTTCAGCTCTTCCACTCCACAGAACTCTGAAGATGGACCTTTAACTCCCATGGATATTAATGTATCTATTTGGAAAAGTACAAGGCTTAAAAGTCAAACCACTAAAATTTCTATTTTTTCAGCACTTTAA